In Planctomycetia bacterium, the following proteins share a genomic window:
- a CDS encoding TIGR03067 domain-containing protein, whose product MIWLCLACTLLPPQPGVGIADDQTQIEGQWRMESVQEGGVAVDLATAPDTWTITNGVMTIGRNGMLGTTDLRITLNQRTSPKQFDVVYVGEDAGVKARYQGGVHGIYKLDGLRFTRCFVYGNLPRPTSFVPPPGTRVRLHILKRPEKEKPPLPK is encoded by the coding sequence TGGCGTGCACACTCCTTCCCCCACAGCCCGGTGTCGGAATCGCCGACGATCAGACCCAGATTGAAGGCCAGTGGCGGATGGAATCGGTCCAAGAGGGGGGCGTGGCGGTAGACCTGGCGACTGCGCCGGACACCTGGACGATCACCAACGGCGTGATGACGATCGGCCGAAACGGCATGCTGGGGACGACGGACCTGCGGATTACGCTCAACCAAAGAACGAGTCCCAAGCAGTTCGACGTGGTCTACGTCGGCGAGGACGCCGGCGTGAAAGCCAGGTACCAAGGGGGAGTCCACGGCATCTACAAGCTCGACGGCCTGCGGTTCACCCGCTGCTTCGTGTACGGCAATCTCCCTCGTCCGACGTCGTTCGTCCCGCCGCCAGGAACCAGGGTGCGACTGCACATCTTGAAACGACCGGAAAAGGAAAAGCCCCCGCTCCCGAAATGA
- a CDS encoding ATP-binding protein, with translation MQEAAGHQLSHIEFLELILQDELLVRDGRQIARRVKAAQFRDLKALDNFDWSFNRRSRANNSSTWPLVASSARLATCCSSGRPARASRSLLKQSAIWRSSRA, from the coding sequence CTGCAAGAGGCGGCCGGCCATCAACTGAGTCATATCGAGTTCCTGGAGCTGATCCTCCAGGACGAACTATTGGTCCGCGACGGGCGGCAGATCGCTCGCCGCGTGAAGGCGGCCCAGTTCCGCGATCTGAAAGCGCTCGACAACTTCGACTGGTCGTTCAACCGTCGATCCCGCGCAAACAACTCTTCGACTTGGCCACTTGTCGCTTCGTCCGCGAGGCTCGCGACGTGTTGTTCCTCGGGCCGCCCGGCACGGGCAAGTCGTTCTTTGCTCAAGCAATCGGCAATCTGGCGATCAAGCAGGGCCTGA